The following proteins are co-located in the Spirosoma montaniterrae genome:
- a CDS encoding GH39 family glycosyl hydrolase has protein sequence MHTNRFYIALLSGMLLTAPVSVAQRIDTTADQRSGVLVKTTFSPGWKRLGTLKPRPATAIKSSNWIIGCETLDRDLTDYEQYKTYLVPLGIRRLRMQAGWAKTEKVKGVYDWAWLDKIIDDAAARGLEPWLETGYGNPIYEGGGGINLSAGIPTSPEALRAWDKWVAALVDRYKTKVREWEVWNEPNFGDNEFNTPELVADLNIRTAEIIKRIQPTAKISGLAMGHIDLKYADTFFKTIHQQGKMNLFDNMTYHDYVYNPDSNYDRVADLRRVLDKYAPNVKLRQGENGSPSLGGPNRGAIGDYDWSELSQAKWNIRRMLGDLGHDIESSILGIIEMNYGKTSGPITRMNVKGIIQSDSLKRAVRPKMAYYAMQNVASVFDNELVRIKNLHDTHNINATVSADEIKYNKGTDRSLSVYGYAHKTTQKQVFTIWMDEAIPTNTNQPKNINFTLLNARFDQPVYVDLLTGAVYEIPDDQILKKGRNLTFKNLPVYDSPVLIADKSLLTF, from the coding sequence ATGCACACAAACCGCTTCTATATCGCCCTGCTTTCAGGTATGTTGCTGACCGCCCCGGTTAGTGTTGCGCAGCGTATCGACACCACCGCCGACCAGCGGTCCGGCGTACTGGTGAAAACCACATTTTCGCCGGGCTGGAAGCGGCTGGGTACGTTGAAACCGCGCCCGGCCACAGCAATCAAATCGTCCAACTGGATCATTGGCTGCGAAACCCTCGACCGTGATCTGACCGATTACGAGCAGTACAAAACCTACCTCGTGCCGCTCGGCATCAGGCGGTTGCGGATGCAGGCGGGTTGGGCCAAAACCGAAAAAGTGAAAGGGGTGTATGATTGGGCGTGGTTAGACAAGATTATCGACGATGCGGCTGCCCGTGGCCTGGAACCCTGGCTCGAAACGGGTTACGGAAACCCAATCTACGAAGGTGGCGGTGGCATCAATCTGAGTGCGGGTATTCCCACGTCACCCGAAGCACTCCGGGCCTGGGACAAGTGGGTGGCGGCTTTGGTGGATCGCTATAAAACCAAAGTCCGGGAGTGGGAAGTGTGGAACGAACCCAATTTCGGCGACAACGAATTCAATACGCCTGAATTGGTAGCGGATCTGAACATTCGAACAGCAGAAATCATCAAACGGATTCAGCCAACGGCCAAAATTTCGGGTCTGGCGATGGGCCATATTGATCTGAAATACGCCGATACGTTCTTCAAAACGATTCATCAGCAGGGCAAGATGAATCTGTTTGACAACATGACCTACCACGATTATGTCTATAATCCCGACTCGAACTATGACAGGGTGGCCGATCTAAGGCGGGTTCTGGACAAATACGCCCCCAACGTAAAACTCCGTCAGGGCGAAAACGGCAGTCCATCGCTTGGCGGGCCAAACCGGGGTGCCATTGGCGATTACGACTGGAGCGAACTCTCGCAGGCCAAGTGGAATATCCGCCGGATGCTGGGCGATTTGGGCCACGACATCGAGAGTAGCATTCTGGGCATCATCGAGATGAATTACGGGAAAACGAGCGGCCCCATCACCCGCATGAACGTCAAAGGCATTATCCAGTCGGATTCTCTGAAACGGGCCGTTCGCCCCAAAATGGCCTATTACGCCATGCAAAACGTAGCGTCGGTTTTTGATAATGAGTTGGTTAGGATCAAGAATTTGCACGACACGCACAACATCAATGCGACGGTTAGTGCTGACGAAATCAAGTACAACAAAGGCACCGACCGGAGTTTGTCGGTGTACGGCTACGCGCACAAAACCACCCAAAAGCAGGTATTTACGATCTGGATGGACGAGGCCATTCCGACCAATACCAACCAACCGAAAAACATCAATTTCACCCTGCTGAACGCCCGTTTCGACCAACCGGTTTATGTGGACCTACTGACCGGGGCCGTGTATGAAATTCCTGACGATCAGATCCTAAAAAAAGGCCGTAACCTGACGTTTAAGAATTTGCCTGTGTATGATTCGCCCGTACTGATTGCCGATAAATCGCTATTGACATTTTGA
- a CDS encoding GH39 family glycosyl hydrolase produces MKTLLLLTTISIVAPVQAQPVTPNWNEVGQLKTRDAKAIRASTWSIGGETLDRDYTDYQSYKTYLGPLGAKRIRLQGGWSKCEKVKGQYDFAWLDAVIPDAASRGVAPWVELSYGNPIYEGGGEARLMGRIPTSPEALAAWDNWVRAMVTRYKNQVPEWEIWNEPDGNPLNTGAEMGVFYIRTARVIKSVQPEARLIALGMAGVPKISFLTEFFDVLKRENALDLVDILTYHGYSPNPDESYPKIEQMRQLVWSHNPKIVFMQGENGAPSLPKGKTVGAMTNLDWSELTQAKWDLRRMLGDHGRGIATNLFTISDIHYAAGDHMVGINSKGLLETNPDKTIKRPKLAYKAAQHVFSLFDDQLETLLTVKPTTDQPTVYAFAYRHKANRGSLVTLWSGETRPAETYEPKPTTLTVEGQFTQPVFVDLLTGKVYALPNANWSKTTRNGGTTHTFTNVPVPDYPILIADKTSLNL; encoded by the coding sequence ATGAAAACGCTCCTTTTGCTTACGACAATCAGCATTGTAGCCCCCGTGCAGGCCCAACCGGTCACGCCCAACTGGAACGAGGTCGGGCAACTGAAAACCCGCGACGCGAAAGCCATCCGGGCCAGTACGTGGAGCATCGGGGGTGAAACCCTCGACCGCGACTACACCGACTACCAGTCGTATAAGACGTATCTGGGGCCACTGGGTGCCAAGCGAATCCGGCTACAGGGCGGCTGGAGCAAGTGCGAGAAGGTCAAAGGTCAGTACGATTTTGCCTGGCTCGATGCCGTTATTCCCGATGCCGCCAGTCGGGGCGTGGCTCCCTGGGTTGAGTTGTCGTATGGCAACCCGATTTACGAGGGCGGTGGCGAGGCCAGGCTGATGGGCCGGATTCCTACTTCGCCCGAAGCGTTGGCAGCCTGGGACAACTGGGTCCGGGCGATGGTCACGCGCTACAAAAATCAGGTGCCGGAGTGGGAAATCTGGAACGAACCCGATGGTAATCCGCTCAACACGGGCGCGGAAATGGGGGTGTTCTACATTCGCACGGCCCGCGTCATTAAATCGGTTCAGCCGGAGGCCCGGCTCATTGCCCTGGGCATGGCGGGAGTCCCGAAGATCTCTTTCCTGACCGAGTTTTTCGACGTACTTAAACGCGAAAACGCCCTCGATCTGGTCGATATTCTGACGTATCACGGCTACAGCCCCAACCCCGATGAGTCGTATCCGAAGATCGAACAAATGCGGCAGTTAGTTTGGTCACACAACCCGAAGATTGTGTTCATGCAGGGCGAAAACGGGGCACCTTCACTACCAAAAGGCAAAACTGTTGGGGCCATGACCAATCTGGACTGGTCGGAGCTGACGCAGGCCAAGTGGGATTTGCGCCGGATGCTGGGCGACCACGGGCGGGGCATCGCCACCAACCTGTTCACCATCAGCGATATTCATTATGCTGCCGGGGATCACATGGTAGGGATTAACTCGAAAGGATTGCTCGAAACCAACCCCGACAAGACCATCAAACGGCCCAAGTTAGCCTATAAAGCCGCGCAACACGTGTTCTCGCTCTTCGACGATCAACTCGAAACGCTGTTGACTGTAAAACCCACCACCGATCAGCCGACGGTCTACGCCTTTGCGTACCGCCATAAAGCTAATCGGGGTAGTTTGGTTACGCTCTGGAGTGGCGAGACCCGCCCCGCCGAAACCTACGAACCGAAGCCCACCACGCTGACCGTTGAGGGGCAATTTACGCAACCTGTTTTTGTGGATTTGCTAACGGGCAAGGTGTACGCCCTGCCCAACGCCAACTGGTCAAAAACCACCCGAAACGGCGGCACTACGCATACGTTCACCAACGTACCTGTTCCCGATTACCCTATTCTGATTGCCGACAAAACCTCCCTCAACTTATGA
- a CDS encoding SusC/RagA family TonB-linked outer membrane protein, translating into MACYLEPYSTDGSGTGTIDGHGKWSGDRRDGEALPGVTVLVKNTQASDRTNGTTTDANGTYRLSVSAGNATLVVSYLGYATQEISVGTQTVIDVKLNPDNKTLNEVVVVGYGTQRKKDLTGSIASADLVAFKESPNVSILQSLKGSLPGLTISQTNRAGDEPAINIRGTSTLNGNTAPLIIVDGIIFNGRLSDINPADVASVDVLKDPSSKAVYGSQAANGVILITTKTGRAATKPSITYSGSYAISSPTVNAKLLRRDAFLEKIRDINYLTAFTKESGYTAPNPAWTFANSELFPISLAGEKAGNDYDWYGELTQDASIQSHNLSVAGGSDKTNYFMSGGYTKEKGLIRNDDYARYTVRINLDTEVTKWLTLGANTSGSFTNFFKDAPDMNSIVGTNPLVLPRDANGNFVINPIGDFNVNPFLSAENDRYEVQTRLVGNFYGIVKIPALPGFSYRLNFGNNLKFFKNYTSSIYGAGQTGSAAKNDATQYEQTLDNIFNYTRSFGKHNINATAVYGYNTAQFNRTVASGTGFADLNLSYNSLQQAEVQKISSEAWKEALLYQMGSVAYNYGGKYLIKATVRRDGFSGFSKNNKTGIFPSLGVGWVISEESFFKVPGIDYLKIRGSYGENGNKVARYSSLARVGPGTTSTAQTDIDNTKYVFGDGGTTAISRSINSLANADLRWERTRGINIGLDFAILKNRIDGNIEYYNSNTNDLLWQQTLPQTSGFANVFTNLGQINNTGIEFMLHGQPVQAKNFTWDVTVNFTRNRNKVVTILGEDKNSDGIEDDLVASGLFIGRPIGTIFDYRTQGIYQLADEKLAGFQAGTYRIEDVNKDGKITPADDRQILGNTEPAYQFGIQNTVSYRQFTLRAFINSIQGGRNSYLSANFPYGYNGTPGNATNANWFDFTDFWSPRNPGGIHPNPWVPTPAGGREYFQRNFIRLQDISLSYTLTDAVAKKIGAANCKLFLSGKNLLTFTNWKGWDPETNTTLFPVGGPAGGIPTALGVTSINAFPVLKSYSLGLELTF; encoded by the coding sequence GTGGCTTGCTACCTTGAGCCTTACTCTACTGATGGTTCCGGTACTGGCACAATCGATGGCCACGGTAAGTGGTCGGGTGACCGACGAGACGGGGAAGCGTTGCCGGGTGTAACCGTATTGGTTAAAAACACGCAGGCATCAGACCGTACCAATGGCACCACCACCGATGCCAATGGTACGTATCGGCTGTCGGTATCGGCGGGCAACGCAACCTTGGTCGTATCGTATCTGGGCTACGCTACTCAGGAAATCAGCGTAGGGACTCAAACGGTGATTGACGTAAAACTCAACCCCGACAACAAGACGCTGAACGAAGTGGTGGTGGTGGGCTACGGCACGCAGCGTAAAAAAGACCTGACGGGTTCTATTGCGTCAGCCGATCTGGTGGCCTTCAAAGAGTCGCCCAACGTAAGCATTCTGCAATCGCTGAAAGGGTCGCTGCCGGGCCTGACCATCAGCCAAACCAACCGCGCGGGCGACGAACCCGCCATCAATATCCGGGGCACGTCGACGCTCAATGGCAATACCGCCCCGCTGATTATTGTCGATGGCATTATTTTCAATGGTCGGCTTTCCGACATTAACCCCGCTGACGTCGCAAGCGTCGATGTGCTGAAAGACCCCAGTAGCAAGGCTGTTTACGGGTCGCAGGCCGCTAACGGCGTAATCCTGATCACGACCAAAACGGGCCGGGCCGCTACCAAGCCATCCATCACGTATTCGGGTAGTTACGCAATCTCATCGCCCACGGTGAACGCGAAGTTGCTACGCCGGGATGCTTTTCTGGAGAAAATCCGGGACATCAACTACCTGACCGCTTTCACCAAAGAGTCGGGCTATACAGCACCGAACCCGGCCTGGACCTTTGCCAATTCGGAGCTGTTTCCCATCTCGCTGGCGGGCGAGAAAGCGGGCAACGATTATGACTGGTACGGCGAACTGACGCAGGATGCCTCTATTCAAAGCCATAACCTGAGCGTGGCGGGCGGCTCCGACAAGACCAATTACTTTATGTCGGGCGGCTACACGAAAGAGAAGGGCCTTATCCGAAACGATGATTATGCCCGCTACACCGTGCGCATCAACCTCGACACAGAGGTGACGAAATGGCTCACGCTGGGGGCCAATACGTCGGGGTCGTTTACGAATTTCTTCAAAGACGCGCCCGACATGAACTCCATCGTGGGGACCAACCCGCTGGTGCTGCCCCGCGATGCCAACGGCAACTTCGTCATCAACCCTATCGGCGACTTTAATGTGAATCCGTTTTTGTCGGCTGAGAATGACCGCTACGAAGTGCAGACCCGGTTGGTAGGCAATTTTTACGGTATTGTGAAGATTCCAGCCCTGCCGGGTTTCAGCTACCGCCTGAACTTCGGCAACAACCTGAAATTCTTTAAAAACTACACCTCGAGCATCTACGGCGCAGGCCAAACGGGGTCGGCGGCCAAAAACGATGCCACGCAGTATGAGCAAACGCTCGACAATATTTTCAACTACACCCGCAGCTTTGGTAAACACAACATCAACGCCACGGCAGTGTATGGCTACAATACGGCGCAGTTTAACCGCACGGTGGCGTCGGGCACGGGTTTTGCTGACCTGAACCTGTCGTACAACAGCCTGCAACAGGCTGAAGTGCAGAAAATTTCGTCGGAAGCCTGGAAAGAAGCACTGCTGTATCAAATGGGTAGCGTGGCTTACAACTACGGCGGCAAGTATCTCATCAAAGCCACCGTTCGGCGCGACGGTTTCAGCGGCTTCTCGAAGAATAACAAGACGGGTATTTTTCCCTCGCTGGGCGTAGGTTGGGTAATTTCTGAAGAATCGTTCTTCAAGGTGCCGGGCATCGACTACCTCAAAATCAGGGGTAGCTACGGCGAAAACGGCAACAAAGTAGCCCGGTACAGCTCGCTGGCGCGGGTGGGTCCAGGAACTACTTCTACTGCTCAAACTGATATAGATAACACAAAATATGTTTTTGGTGATGGTGGCACAACGGCTATCAGTCGCTCCATAAATAGCCTGGCGAATGCCGACCTGCGCTGGGAACGTACTCGTGGTATCAATATCGGCCTCGATTTTGCCATTCTGAAAAACCGCATCGACGGTAACATTGAGTACTACAACTCAAACACCAACGACTTGCTATGGCAGCAAACCCTGCCCCAAACGTCGGGCTTCGCCAACGTATTTACCAACCTGGGGCAGATCAACAACACCGGTATCGAGTTCATGCTGCACGGTCAGCCCGTACAGGCTAAAAACTTCACCTGGGACGTCACGGTCAACTTCACCCGCAACCGCAACAAAGTGGTCACGATTCTGGGCGAAGACAAAAACAGCGATGGCATAGAAGACGACCTGGTGGCAAGTGGTTTGTTTATCGGGCGGCCCATTGGCACCATCTTTGACTACCGGACGCAGGGCATTTACCAATTAGCCGACGAAAAATTAGCTGGTTTCCAGGCAGGTACGTATAGAATCGAGGACGTAAACAAGGACGGTAAAATTACGCCCGCCGACGACCGGCAAATTCTGGGCAACACCGAACCGGCCTATCAGTTCGGGATTCAGAATACGGTATCCTACCGGCAATTTACGCTGCGGGCATTTATCAACTCCATTCAGGGAGGCCGGAACAGCTACCTGAGTGCCAACTTCCCCTATGGCTACAACGGCACGCCCGGCAACGCAACTAACGCCAACTGGTTCGACTTCACCGACTTCTGGTCGCCCCGCAACCCCGGCGGCATTCACCCCAATCCGTGGGTGCCCACACCCGCTGGCGGGCGTGAGTACTTCCAGCGCAATTTTATCCGGTTGCAGGACATCTCGCTCTCATACACGCTGACCGATGCGGTGGCAAAGAAGATCGGCGCGGCCAACTGCAAGCTGTTTCTGAGCGGCAAAAACCTGCTGACCTTCACGAACTGGAAAGGATGGGACCCTGAAACCAACACCACGCTGTTCCCGGTCGGTGGCCCGGCTGGCGGTATCCCCACGGCCCTCGGCGTAACCTCAATCAATGCGTTTCCCGTACTGAAATCGTACTCATTAGGTCTGGAACTCACTTTCTAA
- a CDS encoding RagB/SusD family nutrient uptake outer membrane protein, with protein sequence MKKNLFNIALIALVLLGQAGCKEDEFLEEVPLDFYSPENSYINEGNFNAALTDLYARVRAIQSVDGGASLYSEVLGTDIAYNGRLDQARLGNYAVALTPQGDIPRQHWIRWYKIISNANTIIARLGTSQLTEAQKRVIGAEARLFRAYAYHKLVHLYGGVPLILDEVNTPTTNFTRATREQVLQQIIIDATDAATNLPGIDAVRDGKLSKPVANHLLAETYIALKDYDKAIAAATEVIEKSNLRLMNERFGSLRTQPGDVFYDLFRVGNQNRKSGNMESIWVIQYELDVIGGVLTSAGSPMNNLERVVAPAVFSISDPSGRAALLDNASASTLNSGGRGVSFVRPSDYFLYDVWGLDPKKDNRRLDPSVTDIRTSPFNIVRDFIYTNPTSPNFVGKSLIDFPAPNWVSANWRWYPYPSKITTPGQHPVGVMQDPAKLTLKTTAGPTFRDMYQIRLPETILLRAEAHLLKGNTTQAAADINLVRNRAKAKPVTPAEVTLDYILDERARELIFEEDRRVTLSRMGKLVERVRKYNPLNRPNIQDFHALFPIPFSEIEANKDGKLEQNPGY encoded by the coding sequence ATGAAAAAGAACCTGTTTAACATAGCCCTGATCGCGCTTGTCTTGCTTGGTCAGGCAGGCTGTAAGGAAGACGAATTTCTGGAAGAAGTTCCGCTGGATTTTTACAGCCCGGAAAACTCCTATATCAATGAAGGCAATTTCAACGCGGCCCTCACCGACCTTTATGCCCGCGTCCGGGCCATTCAGAGTGTCGATGGCGGGGCAAGCTTATACTCCGAAGTATTGGGTACCGACATTGCCTACAACGGTCGGCTCGATCAGGCCCGGCTGGGTAACTATGCCGTCGCCCTGACGCCACAGGGCGATATTCCCCGGCAACACTGGATTCGGTGGTACAAGATTATCTCGAATGCCAATACCATCATTGCGCGGTTAGGTACGTCGCAACTGACTGAAGCGCAGAAGAGAGTTATCGGCGCGGAAGCCCGTTTGTTCCGGGCCTACGCCTACCATAAGCTCGTGCATCTGTACGGGGGCGTACCGCTCATTCTCGACGAGGTAAACACGCCCACCACCAATTTCACGCGAGCTACCCGAGAGCAGGTACTCCAGCAAATCATCATCGATGCGACCGATGCGGCCACGAACCTGCCCGGCATCGACGCCGTGCGCGACGGTAAACTGAGCAAGCCCGTAGCCAACCACCTGCTGGCCGAAACCTACATTGCCCTCAAAGACTACGATAAGGCCATCGCAGCCGCCACGGAGGTCATCGAGAAATCGAACCTGCGCCTGATGAATGAACGGTTTGGCAGTCTGCGGACGCAACCCGGCGACGTATTTTACGACCTCTTCCGGGTGGGCAACCAAAATAGGAAATCGGGCAATATGGAGTCGATTTGGGTGATTCAGTATGAATTAGACGTGATTGGGGGCGTGCTGACGTCGGCAGGTAGCCCCATGAACAACCTCGAACGGGTGGTGGCCCCAGCGGTGTTCTCCATATCGGACCCGAGCGGGCGGGCGGCCTTGTTGGACAATGCCTCGGCTTCGACGCTCAACAGCGGGGGGCGCGGGGTGTCGTTTGTGCGACCATCGGACTATTTCCTGTACGACGTATGGGGCCTTGATCCGAAGAAAGACAACCGCAGGCTCGACCCGTCTGTGACTGACATTCGCACCTCGCCGTTCAATATTGTGCGCGATTTTATCTACACCAATCCGACTTCCCCCAACTTCGTAGGCAAAAGCCTGATCGACTTCCCGGCCCCCAACTGGGTGTCGGCCAACTGGCGTTGGTATCCGTATCCGTCGAAGATAACCACGCCCGGCCAACACCCGGTGGGAGTTATGCAGGACCCCGCCAAGCTGACGCTGAAAACCACCGCTGGCCCAACCTTCCGCGATATGTACCAGATTCGATTACCTGAAACGATACTGCTGCGGGCCGAAGCACATCTGCTCAAAGGCAATACCACCCAGGCCGCTGCTGATATTAACTTGGTGCGAAATCGGGCCAAAGCCAAGCCTGTAACCCCTGCCGAGGTAACGCTCGACTACATTCTGGACGAACGCGCCCGCGAACTGATCTTCGAAGAAGACCGCCGGGTAACGCTCTCACGCATGGGTAAGCTGGTAGAACGGGTGCGGAAATATAACCCGCTCAACCGGCCTAACATTCAGGACTTCCACGCGCTGTTCCCGATTCCGTTTTCGGAAATCGAAGCCAATAAAGACGGCAAATTAGAGCAGAATCCGGGGTATTAA
- a CDS encoding right-handed parallel beta-helix repeat-containing protein, whose product MITKSAFFAVALALTGLLSGCTKETGSASVAPVDTVPAKATAAATAGQLFYVSGATGNDSRTATQAQNPATPWKTIQKGVSSLPGGATLVISGGIYTEKVVVPASANGTAQAPTVIRSKQGETATLDGQNTGSQWEGLWQLKNNQYITLKGLKAQNGFWYGFSGESSGNILIDSCSTVNTRASGIYVKTTSNLTIRRNNVRKACQEPGRDASGNGAQECITVAAVQNFTIVGNEVWDNPVVGEGGEGIDAKAGSTNGEITQNYVHDLVELGIYVDAGSRESHTIRVHANRIINCAGGLFVAGELGGTALDIYFYNNLVVNGTSSGFQFQSTGNGRFVNIYVVNNTFYNNGQKGFAGDVSNFSKNTTNSNLVIRNNIFYNKTANYRYSIWHDLAAPHVISNNLFFDFKPSNNGTNSFTSSNLTGADLLIDPLFANATSGDFTLKPTSPAINKGAVILLSGTPLFTTDLIGKPRGANGTRWDMGAYEN is encoded by the coding sequence ATGATTACGAAATCAGCTTTTTTCGCCGTTGCCCTCGCGCTAACTGGTTTACTGTCCGGTTGCACCAAAGAAACAGGCAGCGCGTCCGTTGCGCCAGTGGATACAGTGCCGGCGAAAGCCACTGCCGCTGCTACAGCCGGTCAACTTTTCTATGTGTCGGGCGCAACGGGCAACGACAGCCGCACGGCCACCCAGGCCCAAAACCCGGCTACGCCCTGGAAAACCATTCAGAAGGGCGTGAGCAGCCTGCCCGGAGGGGCCACCCTCGTGATTTCGGGCGGCATCTACACCGAAAAAGTGGTCGTGCCTGCCTCAGCCAACGGCACAGCCCAGGCCCCCACGGTGATCCGCAGCAAACAAGGCGAAACGGCCACCCTCGACGGGCAGAACACGGGCAGTCAGTGGGAAGGCTTGTGGCAACTCAAAAACAATCAGTACATTACGCTGAAAGGGCTGAAAGCGCAAAACGGATTCTGGTACGGCTTTTCGGGCGAAAGCTCAGGCAACATCCTCATCGACAGTTGCAGTACGGTCAACACCCGCGCGTCGGGGATTTACGTCAAGACCACTTCGAACCTGACCATCCGGCGCAACAACGTCCGCAAGGCTTGTCAGGAGCCGGGGCGCGATGCGAGCGGCAACGGAGCACAAGAATGCATTACGGTGGCTGCGGTGCAAAATTTTACCATTGTGGGCAATGAAGTCTGGGACAACCCGGTAGTGGGTGAAGGCGGTGAGGGTATCGACGCAAAGGCAGGCTCGACCAACGGCGAAATCACCCAGAACTACGTGCACGACCTGGTCGAGTTGGGTATCTACGTAGACGCCGGTAGCCGCGAAAGCCATACCATTCGGGTTCATGCCAACCGGATCATCAACTGTGCGGGCGGGCTGTTTGTGGCCGGTGAACTCGGCGGTACGGCCCTCGACATCTACTTCTACAACAACCTGGTGGTCAACGGGACGAGTTCGGGCTTTCAGTTTCAATCGACGGGCAACGGACGGTTTGTGAACATCTACGTCGTGAACAATACGTTCTACAACAACGGGCAAAAAGGCTTCGCGGGCGACGTGTCGAACTTCAGCAAGAACACGACGAACAGCAACCTCGTGATTCGGAACAATATCTTCTATAACAAAACCGCCAACTACCGCTACTCGATCTGGCACGACCTGGCGGCTCCACACGTCATTAGCAACAACTTGTTTTTCGATTTCAAACCGAGCAACAACGGGACCAACAGCTTCACGTCCAGCAACCTGACCGGTGCCGACTTACTGATTGACCCACTGTTTGCGAACGCGACATCGGGCGATTTTACACTGAAACCGACCTCCCCAGCCATCAACAAAGGGGCCGTGATTCTCTTGTCAGGTACGCCCCTGTTCACAACCGACCTGATTGGAAAACCCCGCGGGGCCAACGGCACCCGATGGGATATGGGTGCCTACGAAAACTAA